The following nucleotide sequence is from Nitrospira sp..
TTTCAAGAGCATCGATTCCATGGTGTTGCCGGATTTGCTGGAGACGAGGATCAGCGTGGTCGCAAGCTGCAGCTTCTTTTCGACGGCCCTGATCTGCGCCGGATCCGTGGAATCCAGGACATGAAGTTCCGGATACCCCGCCTGCTTTCCGAATGTCGTCCGCAGGACCTCCGCGCAGAGACTCGACCCCCCCATGCCCAAGAGCAGCGCATGGGTAAAGCCTCTTCTGGAGACCTCTTCCGCGAGGGAGGTGAGGGGGGAAAGATGCGCGAGTTGCTGATCGGTAATATCCAACCACCCAAGCCATTGATGCTCGTCGCCATCGGTCCAGAGCGACGCGTCGCGTTCCCACAGCCGTCGGACCTTGTTGGCGTTGCTCCACTCCTTGAGTGAGGTGTGCACGTCGGCCGCCACGGCGGCGGGCAGGCGGTAGGACCAGCGGTTGAGTCGTCCGGGATAGGTACCCTTCCCGTGCCGGTCGATTGCGACGAGCAGGCGATCGAAGGCGCTACGGAAGGATTGCAACCCGTCCGCCAACAATCGGTCCGTGATTGCCGTCATCGAAAGCCCGGCCTGGTCCATGGCACGCAGCACTTCCCGCGCCCCATCAATGTGTGTGGCGAGGCGGCCGGCCGGACGTCCGTGGTCACGAAAGGCTTCAAGGGTAGCGGGAGCCATGGTGGCGACCGTGTCTGGTCCGATCAGCTCCTCCAGGTACTGCACATCGCGAGAGGGGGGATTCGTGGTGGTTGTGTCGGCCCAGAGTAGTCGTTGAGTCATGGCCCCGCGCCTGGCGAGCGCCTGCCAGCGTGGGCTCGAAAACAGCGTGCGATAACGTTGATAGGCCAGCTTGGCGTTCGCAATCGCGACGGTTCCCTGTAGTCCCCTGAGCAGAGCCGTGGTCGTCTCGTCCGGGGCTGTCCGGAGGGCGGCGGCAGCCCAGGCATCCACCTCCGTATCGATGCGGCTGATGAAGAGACTTGCGACGCTTGCCACGCTCGTCAGGTCGCCGCCCCGTATCGACCGTTGTTCCAAGCCTATGAGATAGGCCTCTGCCACCGATTCATAGATATCTTGTGCGAAGATCCACGTGACGTTGACGTTGATTCCCTTGCCGATGAGTTGCACGATGGCCGGTATGCCTTCCGGCGTGGCCGGTATTGTGATCATCACGTTGTCTCGCCCGACAGCGTCCCACAGCCGTTTCGCCTCGTCGAGCATGCCCCGCGTGTCGTGAGCCAGGTGCGGTGAGACATCCAGGCTCACATACCCGTCGCGCCGCTTGGTACGGGCATAGATCGGCTGTAAGAGGTCGGCGACGGATTGCGCATCCTCGACGGCCAATCGTTCGTAGCGCGCCTTCGCATCCAGACCGGCCTCGCGTGTGAGGATGTGCAGCGCCTGGTCATAATCCGAACTCCCGGTAATGGCCTGTTCAAAGATGCTGGGATTCGACGTGACTCCGGACAAGCCATCCTCTTGGATCAGGCGCCGTAATGCCCCACTGGTGACGGCACCCCGCCGGAGGTCGTCCAACCAGATCGATTGGCCGAGCGCCGGGAGAGCACGGAGAGGGTTGTCGATCTTGATTTGCGAGACCTTCATCATGACGGCTCCTTATGCCTTCGGAGTGAATCCGCACGTCGCAATACTCCTTCCATGCCGGACCTTCTCGGAAACGTAAGCGGACCTCGGCGGCTATGCAGGGCGCTCTGATCGGGCTTCGGTATGTTGGTTCCGGCCATCGGGCCGTGATGTTCTGATCGGCGGGTCATCGTCTGGACAGCTTATTGAAGGCGTCGAGTGAGGCCACCTTGTAACATTCCGCCAACGTCGGGT
It contains:
- a CDS encoding bifunctional transaldolase/phosoglucose isomerase translates to MKVSQIKIDNPLRALPALGQSIWLDDLRRGAVTSGALRRLIQEDGLSGVTSNPSIFEQAITGSSDYDQALHILTREAGLDAKARYERLAVEDAQSVADLLQPIYARTKRRDGYVSLDVSPHLAHDTRGMLDEAKRLWDAVGRDNVMITIPATPEGIPAIVQLIGKGINVNVTWIFAQDIYESVAEAYLIGLEQRSIRGGDLTSVASVASLFISRIDTEVDAWAAAALRTAPDETTTALLRGLQGTVAIANAKLAYQRYRTLFSSPRWQALARRGAMTQRLLWADTTTTNPPSRDVQYLEELIGPDTVATMAPATLEAFRDHGRPAGRLATHIDGAREVLRAMDQAGLSMTAITDRLLADGLQSFRSAFDRLLVAIDRHGKGTYPGRLNRWSYRLPAAVAADVHTSLKEWSNANKVRRLWERDASLWTDGDEHQWLGWLDITDQQLAHLSPLTSLAEEVSRRGFTHALLLGMGGSSLCAEVLRTTFGKQAGYPELHVLDSTDPAQIRAVEKKLQLATTLILVSSKSGNTMESMLLKQHFFDRLQRLVGARAAVRQFVAITDPGSDLQRLAEADGFGRLYFGVPTIGGRYSALSNFGMVPAAVMGLDLEQFLEGAEEMVEACFPCVPVEQNPGLVLGTILAVFADRGCNKVTILTSPELDSLGIWLEQLLAESTGKTGKGIIPIEGEAVGDPKMYGEDRLFLSIRLQTSPDPIHDAAVDRLERAGHPVVRMTVADLYEIGQEFFRWEFATAVAGAILGVNPFDQPDVEAGKAATKRLTTEYERSGRVPAETPIFEERGLSLYATPQYARELRAAAGTTPSLQAYLKAHLNQLKPGDYVALLAYLEMRPQYKAELQAMRQRIRDAKRIATCLEFGPRFLHSTGQAYKGGPHNGLFLQLTCEDAVDLSVPGQRYTFGLVKAMQARGDFHVLTERGRRLLRIHLDLDVQAGLATLKSAIEQALA